One window of Robiginitalea biformata HTCC2501 genomic DNA carries:
- a CDS encoding ZIP family metal transporter — protein sequence MKAVVDYMQSIDPILAAFYATLFTWGLTALGAALVFFFKTMNRAVLDGMLGFTGGVMVAASFWSLLAPGIEMSPGEGFEKVMPAAVGFLLGAVFIFGLDKILPHLHINFKESEAEGIDTGWRRTTLLTLAITLHNIPEGLAVGVLFGGVAAGFEGASIGGAVALALGIGLQNFPEGFAVAMPLRRYGLSRKKSWLYGQASAMVEPVAAVLGAWAVLTFQPILPYALSFAAGAMIFVVVEEVIPETQLDKYTDIATMGFIGGFIIMMALDVGLG from the coding sequence ATGAAAGCAGTAGTAGACTACATGCAATCCATCGACCCGATCCTGGCGGCCTTCTATGCCACCCTGTTTACCTGGGGGCTTACCGCATTGGGAGCGGCCCTGGTTTTTTTCTTCAAGACGATGAACCGGGCCGTCCTGGACGGGATGCTCGGGTTTACAGGCGGGGTGATGGTGGCTGCGAGTTTCTGGAGCCTCCTGGCACCCGGTATTGAAATGAGCCCGGGCGAAGGCTTTGAAAAAGTCATGCCCGCCGCCGTCGGGTTCTTGCTCGGGGCTGTGTTTATTTTCGGTCTCGATAAAATCCTGCCCCACCTCCATATCAACTTCAAGGAAAGCGAAGCGGAGGGGATCGATACGGGTTGGCGGCGCACCACGCTGCTGACCCTGGCCATTACGCTCCACAATATCCCGGAAGGTTTGGCCGTGGGGGTTTTGTTCGGCGGGGTGGCCGCCGGGTTTGAAGGCGCTTCCATAGGGGGTGCCGTGGCTCTCGCCCTGGGCATCGGCCTGCAGAATTTCCCGGAAGGCTTTGCCGTGGCCATGCCGCTTAGACGCTACGGCCTGAGTCGAAAGAAGAGCTGGCTGTACGGGCAGGCCTCTGCCATGGTGGAACCCGTCGCAGCCGTTCTCGGCGCCTGGGCGGTCCTCACCTTTCAGCCAATCCTGCCTTATGCGCTGTCCTTTGCAGCCGGGGCAATGATCTTTGTGGTGGTTGAGGAGGTTATCCCGGAAACCCAATTGGACAAATACACGGATATCGCCACCATGGGCTTTATCGGCGGGTTTATCATTATGATGGCCCTGGACGTGGGCTTGGGATAA
- a CDS encoding RNA polymerase sigma factor has protein sequence MAPAKDNYNNLNRFFRDEYESLSGYVRSRIDDTAERDAEDIIQDVALRLFSRADDLSQINNIAGFVYRAVRNRIIDVMRTRKGKQSDNERLEERWSEFAERFYGESAERYPESTMRQLKVGIENLKPNYREVILAVDFEGYSYREYSEMTGISPGTLMSRRHRALSILQKNFMSEKAVKIITRDIKTVYK, from the coding sequence ATGGCCCCAGCCAAGGACAATTACAACAACCTGAACCGATTCTTCCGGGACGAATACGAATCCCTGAGCGGCTATGTGCGTTCCCGCATCGACGACACGGCCGAACGGGATGCCGAGGATATCATCCAGGACGTGGCGCTGCGGCTTTTCTCCAGGGCAGACGACCTCTCGCAAATTAACAATATTGCCGGGTTTGTCTACCGCGCGGTCCGGAACAGGATCATCGACGTGATGCGGACGCGAAAAGGGAAACAGAGCGATAATGAGCGGCTGGAGGAGCGATGGTCGGAATTTGCCGAACGATTTTACGGGGAGTCGGCCGAAAGGTACCCGGAATCCACGATGCGGCAACTGAAAGTGGGGATCGAAAACCTGAAGCCCAACTACCGGGAGGTGATCCTGGCTGTGGATTTTGAGGGCTACTCCTACCGGGAGTATTCCGAAATGACCGGGATCTCCCCGGGGACACTTATGTCCCGGAGGCACCGGGCGCTGTCGATCCTGCAGAAAAATTTTATGTCTGAAAAGGCAGTGAAAATCATTACGAGAGATATCAAAACGGTTTACAAATAA
- a CDS encoding polyprenyl synthetase family protein gives MIESIEQYRQSFDDYLQKILQFGEPAGLYEPIGYIMDLGGKRMRPVLVLLSAELFGAPAENALPAAAAVEIFHNFSLVHDDIMDAAPLRRGRPTVHRKWDPNTAILSGDAMLIRAYQQLDGYPPELFQPLTRLFSRTALEVCEGQQYDMDFESRDDVGIPEYLRMIEFKTAVLLGCALQMGAIIGGAEVAEQEAVYDFGIRLGLAFQLQDDYLDVFGNPETFGKQVGGDIIENKKTYLYLQALERCGADDARELRDLYSVRPTNPQSKVDRVRQIFETCGADRQTRNQIGGYTREAFARLDTLTGNPRAKAALRDFGEWLLRRDF, from the coding sequence ATGATTGAATCCATCGAGCAGTACCGCCAGTCATTTGACGATTATCTGCAGAAAATATTACAATTCGGGGAGCCGGCCGGGCTCTATGAACCCATCGGGTACATCATGGACCTGGGGGGAAAAAGGATGCGGCCGGTCCTGGTCTTATTGAGCGCGGAACTATTCGGGGCCCCCGCGGAGAATGCGTTGCCCGCTGCGGCCGCGGTGGAGATCTTCCACAATTTTTCCCTGGTACACGACGACATAATGGATGCGGCCCCGCTCAGGCGCGGCCGGCCCACGGTCCACCGAAAATGGGACCCGAATACCGCCATCCTCTCCGGCGATGCGATGCTCATTCGCGCCTACCAGCAGTTAGACGGCTATCCCCCGGAACTGTTCCAGCCGCTCACCCGGCTGTTTTCCCGGACGGCCCTGGAAGTTTGCGAGGGACAGCAATACGATATGGATTTTGAGTCCCGGGATGACGTGGGCATTCCGGAATACCTGCGGATGATTGAGTTCAAGACGGCTGTGCTCCTGGGCTGTGCCCTGCAAATGGGGGCCATCATCGGCGGTGCGGAGGTAGCGGAACAGGAGGCCGTTTACGATTTCGGGATCCGGCTCGGCCTGGCTTTCCAGTTGCAGGACGATTACCTGGACGTTTTTGGAAACCCGGAGACGTTTGGCAAACAGGTGGGGGGCGATATCATTGAAAACAAAAAAACCTATCTCTACCTGCAGGCCCTGGAGCGTTGCGGGGCAGACGATGCCCGGGAGCTTCGGGACCTCTATTCGGTCCGACCCACCAACCCGCAGTCCAAGGTAGACCGGGTACGCCAGATTTTTGAGACCTGCGGGGCCGACCGGCAGACCCGCAATCAGATTGGCGGTTACACCCGCGAGGCATTTGCCAGGCTCGATACGCTTACCGGAAACCCCCGGGCCAAGGCGGCGCTGCGCGATTTTGGGGAGTGGCTGCTCCGCCGAGACTTTTAA
- a CDS encoding efflux RND transporter periplasmic adaptor subunit has protein sequence MKNILLLTFALLALSGCGSSPDSDLDTLLANGDLEAIKARRQELSETEKNLKASLRQIDSVIASLEGNANRPLVSTMQLQPARFDHYLELQGDVQTKQNVLLYPEMAGTLERVLVEDGDQVRKGQVLARIDDGGLSSGLEQLRTQAALAETTYERQKRLWDQNIGSEIQYLQAKTEFESLTNQIRQAEAQLAKSAIRAPFSGIVDDVLLEAGTTVNPAAGMPVIRLVNLSDMYVEVDVPESYLPSVRPGKDVMIFLPVLGDSIRTKVRQTGNYINPTNRSFSVEIPVPNRDGKIKPNLTARVSINDYSAEAAILVPPSVISENAEGQQYVYLAEDIDAEGVGTAVKRLVETGLSQGDQVEILSGIEAGDQIITEGARRVREGQKIQILNKA, from the coding sequence ATGAAAAATATTCTCCTTCTGACCTTTGCCCTGCTGGCCCTTTCGGGTTGCGGAAGCAGCCCGGACAGCGACCTGGACACCCTCCTCGCCAACGGGGACCTGGAAGCCATCAAAGCCCGGCGGCAGGAATTGTCCGAGACGGAAAAAAACCTGAAAGCCTCCCTGCGGCAAATCGATTCGGTTATCGCCTCCCTGGAGGGAAACGCCAACCGGCCCCTGGTATCCACCATGCAGCTGCAGCCCGCCCGGTTTGACCATTACCTGGAACTCCAGGGCGATGTGCAGACCAAACAGAACGTCCTGCTCTACCCGGAAATGGCGGGCACCCTGGAACGCGTTCTGGTCGAAGACGGGGACCAGGTCCGCAAAGGACAGGTCCTGGCCCGCATCGACGACGGCGGCCTGTCGAGCGGCCTGGAGCAACTCCGCACCCAGGCGGCCCTGGCAGAAACCACCTATGAGCGCCAAAAACGCCTCTGGGATCAGAATATCGGCTCGGAGATCCAGTACCTCCAGGCCAAAACCGAGTTTGAATCCCTGACCAACCAGATCCGTCAGGCCGAGGCCCAATTGGCCAAGTCGGCCATCCGGGCTCCTTTCAGCGGCATTGTGGACGACGTGCTTCTGGAAGCGGGAACCACCGTCAACCCGGCGGCCGGCATGCCTGTGATCCGGCTGGTAAACCTCTCGGATATGTACGTGGAAGTAGATGTACCGGAAAGCTACCTCCCGAGCGTCCGCCCGGGTAAGGACGTGATGATTTTCCTGCCGGTCCTGGGCGACAGCATCCGGACGAAAGTCCGGCAAACCGGAAATTACATCAATCCGACCAACCGGTCCTTCAGCGTGGAGATCCCCGTGCCCAACCGGGATGGGAAGATCAAGCCGAACCTGACGGCCCGCGTCAGCATCAACGACTATTCTGCCGAGGCAGCCATCCTGGTCCCGCCCTCGGTGATCTCCGAGAATGCCGAGGGCCAGCAATACGTGTACCTGGCGGAGGACATCGATGCTGAGGGCGTGGGAACGGCGGTTAAGCGCCTGGTGGAAACCGGCCTGTCGCAGGGCGACCAGGTGGAGATCCTCAGTGGCATCGAAGCCGGCGACCAGATTATCACAGAAGGGGCCCGCCGCGTTCGCGAAGGGCAGAAAATCCAAATACTGAACAAAGCATGA
- a CDS encoding TolC family protein, with amino-acid sequence MRLIRIGILALLIARAGYAQEMTPPATQSGTPPLTAQSADQEAEAPVAFSLEEAVAFALEHNYSAINANRDIADAEKQKWETIASGLPQISGAVSYQDQLKQPISLIPAEFFGGEPGTFEEIVFGPPRTMSATATLRQQIFDGSYIVGIQATRAFLSYSQNNREKTEQEVRRAVVESYGNVLLARESVELLEKDIAAVDKNLFETEKLYENGLAEEEDVEQLQITSATLHNNLSSNQRLAEITLQMLNVTMGLPLDHPTRLTQDLDELVEQETRPELLESGFILENNVDYKLAQNLNEQRFYELKLARSRALPTLNAFINYGRTGFGDPLAYFDGDTQSFQSSILGFDLSIPIFSSLGRSASTQRAKIALEKAKTQLEETEQQLELQLKQARSDYTLAIETFQTSKANLALAERIERKNTIKYSEGLASSFELRQAQTQLYSAQREYLQSMVDVINRKTALENILNP; translated from the coding sequence ATGCGATTGATTCGTATCGGAATCCTTGCCCTGCTGATTGCCCGGGCGGGATATGCCCAAGAAATGACACCCCCTGCCACCCAATCAGGCACACCCCCCCTGACCGCACAATCCGCGGATCAGGAGGCCGAGGCCCCCGTGGCCTTTAGCCTGGAGGAAGCGGTGGCCTTTGCCCTGGAGCACAATTACAGCGCCATCAATGCGAACCGCGATATCGCGGATGCCGAAAAGCAGAAATGGGAGACCATTGCATCGGGCCTGCCGCAGATCAGCGGGGCGGTAAGCTATCAGGACCAGCTCAAGCAACCCATTTCCCTGATCCCGGCCGAGTTCTTCGGGGGAGAACCCGGCACCTTCGAGGAAATTGTATTCGGGCCGCCCCGGACCATGAGTGCCACGGCCACCCTGCGCCAACAGATCTTCGACGGTTCCTATATCGTCGGAATCCAGGCTACCCGGGCATTTTTGAGCTACAGCCAAAACAACCGGGAAAAAACCGAACAGGAAGTGCGCCGGGCCGTGGTGGAATCCTACGGGAATGTTCTGCTGGCCCGCGAAAGTGTGGAATTGCTGGAAAAAGACATTGCCGCCGTAGACAAAAACCTGTTTGAAACCGAGAAGCTCTACGAGAACGGCCTGGCAGAAGAGGAAGACGTGGAACAACTCCAGATTACATCGGCTACCCTGCACAACAACCTGAGCAGCAACCAGCGCCTGGCGGAAATTACCCTGCAGATGCTTAACGTCACCATGGGCCTTCCCCTGGACCACCCCACGCGCCTTACCCAGGACCTGGATGAACTCGTGGAGCAGGAAACGCGGCCCGAACTGCTGGAATCCGGTTTTATCCTGGAAAACAACGTCGATTATAAACTCGCCCAGAACCTCAACGAGCAACGGTTCTACGAACTCAAACTCGCCCGGAGCCGGGCGTTGCCAACCCTGAATGCTTTTATCAACTACGGCCGGACGGGCTTTGGCGATCCGCTGGCCTATTTTGACGGGGACACCCAGAGCTTTCAGTCTTCCATCCTGGGGTTTGACTTATCGATCCCGATTTTCAGTTCCCTGGGCCGGAGCGCCTCCACCCAGCGGGCCAAAATTGCGCTTGAAAAGGCCAAAACCCAGCTGGAGGAAACCGAACAACAACTCGAACTCCAGCTGAAACAGGCCCGGAGCGATTACACCCTGGCCATCGAAACCTTCCAGACGAGCAAGGCAAACCTGGCCCTGGCCGAACGCATTGAGCGCAAAAACACGATCAAGTACTCCGAAGGCCTGGCATCCAGTTTTGAATTGCGCCAGGCACAAACCCAGCTCTATTCGGCTCAGCGGGAGTACCTGCAGTCTATGGTGGACGTGATCAACCGGAAAACAGCCCTTGAAAATATCCTCAACCCGTGA
- a CDS encoding DUF2141 domain-containing protein produces MRNIIGLITLLATWALPAQNRLEIEVEGVEASEGEIQIALYTHEKDFLSMEGVFRADSVKASKGTTLISVEDLPAGTYALAIFHDRNSNKRLDTNWIGVPKEPLGFSNARMRTFGPPTFEDCMMHVQADARITIRLE; encoded by the coding sequence ATGAGAAATATCATCGGGTTGATCACTTTGCTGGCTACCTGGGCGCTGCCGGCCCAGAACCGCCTGGAGATCGAAGTGGAAGGGGTAGAGGCCTCGGAAGGTGAGATCCAGATAGCCTTATATACCCATGAAAAGGACTTCCTGTCCATGGAGGGGGTATTTCGGGCAGATAGCGTAAAGGCCAGTAAAGGCACTACGCTGATTTCTGTGGAGGACCTGCCGGCGGGGACCTATGCCCTGGCCATTTTTCACGACCGCAACAGCAACAAAAGGCTCGATACGAACTGGATTGGCGTCCCCAAGGAGCCGCTGGGCTTCTCCAATGCCCGGATGCGGACCTTTGGCCCGCCAACTTTTGAGGATTGCATGATGCACGTGCAGGCAGACGCCCGGATAACGATCCGCCTCGAATAA
- a CDS encoding lycopene cyclase family protein, protein MEHFDFIIIGGGASGLLLAEAMGRDTWFDGKRIALFEKQEQKGNDRTWCFWESGEGAFDELIETRWDRMRFRGTGIDRVLPLLPLTYKMLRGEDFYASYYQKIATCPNIHVIREAVNHVEERPDGAFLKTSRASYTTSRVFSSVPFSQPPLPGRPYPLIRQHFIGWRVRVPRPVFDPDTPTFMDFGIPQRGNTRFMYVLPDSPTEALLEYTLFSKDLLEPGEYEAAIEAYLREEYGVGEYEILEKERGSIPMTCNDFTARDSKHITHIGIAGGWARPSTGYTFWNSTQLVPRLVKALKSGKRLQMARRDRFWFYDLVLLEVLAGNNARGGEVFSALFRRVPPTRILRFLHQQTSLGEDLRIIAACPKRLFIRALWRSFLKSLGGAATPQNRAAPPWPGGFR, encoded by the coding sequence ATGGAACATTTTGACTTTATCATCATCGGGGGCGGGGCCTCCGGCCTCCTGCTCGCCGAAGCCATGGGGCGCGACACCTGGTTTGACGGGAAGCGGATTGCCCTGTTCGAGAAACAGGAGCAAAAAGGCAATGACCGGACCTGGTGCTTTTGGGAGTCCGGCGAGGGCGCTTTCGACGAATTGATCGAAACCCGCTGGGACCGGATGCGTTTTCGGGGAACCGGGATCGACCGGGTGCTCCCCCTGCTTCCGCTGACCTACAAAATGCTCCGCGGGGAAGATTTTTACGCGTCCTACTACCAAAAGATCGCCACCTGCCCGAATATCCATGTCATACGCGAAGCGGTAAACCATGTTGAGGAGCGCCCCGATGGCGCCTTTCTGAAGACGTCCCGGGCCTCCTATACAACCTCCCGGGTTTTCAGCAGCGTCCCGTTTTCCCAGCCGCCCCTCCCCGGGCGCCCCTATCCGCTGATTCGCCAGCATTTTATCGGGTGGCGCGTCCGGGTCCCCCGGCCGGTCTTTGATCCGGACACCCCGACCTTTATGGATTTTGGCATCCCGCAGCGCGGAAACACGCGCTTTATGTATGTGCTCCCGGACTCCCCGACGGAGGCCCTGTTGGAATACACGCTCTTTTCAAAAGACCTGCTGGAACCCGGGGAATACGAGGCAGCCATTGAAGCGTACCTCCGGGAGGAATACGGGGTCGGGGAATATGAAATCCTGGAAAAAGAACGCGGGAGCATCCCGATGACCTGCAACGATTTTACGGCCCGGGACAGCAAACATATCACCCATATCGGGATTGCCGGGGGCTGGGCCCGTCCAAGCACGGGCTACACCTTCTGGAACAGTACGCAGCTGGTTCCCCGGTTGGTAAAGGCCCTCAAATCCGGGAAGCGCCTGCAAATGGCGCGGCGGGACCGCTTCTGGTTCTACGATTTGGTGTTGCTGGAGGTGCTGGCGGGCAACAATGCCCGCGGGGGTGAGGTGTTTTCCGCCCTCTTCAGGCGCGTCCCCCCCACCCGGATATTGCGTTTCCTGCACCAGCAGACTTCCCTGGGCGAAGACCTCCGGATTATTGCGGCCTGTCCGAAACGCTTGTTTATCCGCGCCTTGTGGCGTTCCTTCCTTAAAAGTCTCGGCGGAGCAGCCACTCCCCAAAATCGCGCAGCGCCGCCTTGGCCCGGGGGTTTCCGGTAA
- a CDS encoding metal-dependent transcriptional regulator has product MTHSEENYLKGIYHLCKGGSVAVATNAIAAQMDTKPSSVTDMVKRLSEKGLVDYRKYQGVSLTESGNRQALKIIRKHRLWELFLVEKLDFKWDQVHEIAEQLEHIESEVLIDRLDALLEYPDYDPHGDPIPDKNGVFKTREKKLLSAMPVPSEGQFVGVKDSSATFLRFLDRHRIALGKKVSILEKEEFDKSMRIRLDGEAFRISHQIASNLYIKPNNAS; this is encoded by the coding sequence ATGACCCATTCCGAAGAGAATTACCTGAAAGGCATCTACCACCTCTGCAAGGGGGGCTCCGTGGCGGTGGCCACCAATGCGATCGCCGCCCAGATGGACACCAAGCCCTCCTCGGTAACCGATATGGTTAAGCGGTTATCTGAAAAGGGCCTGGTAGACTACCGGAAGTACCAGGGGGTTTCCCTGACCGAATCGGGGAACCGGCAGGCATTGAAGATTATCCGAAAACACCGGTTGTGGGAGTTGTTCCTGGTAGAAAAGCTCGACTTCAAATGGGATCAGGTCCACGAAATAGCCGAACAGCTGGAGCACATTGAGAGCGAGGTGCTGATCGACCGGCTGGATGCCCTGCTCGAATACCCGGACTACGACCCCCATGGCGACCCGATCCCCGATAAGAACGGGGTGTTCAAAACCCGGGAGAAGAAACTCCTCTCGGCCATGCCCGTGCCTTCGGAAGGGCAATTTGTGGGGGTGAAGGATTCCTCGGCGACCTTCCTGAGGTTCCTTGACCGGCATCGCATTGCACTGGGGAAAAAGGTATCCATCCTGGAAAAAGAAGAATTCGACAAGAGTATGCGCATCCGGCTGGATGGGGAGGCGTTCCGCATCTCCCACCAGATTGCGTCCAACCTGTATATCAAACCAAACAATGCCTCATGA
- a CDS encoding DinB family protein yields MKKIILLIMGVVCFGATAQDEVVVPGISGMLERVQGQMVDLAGAFSEEQMGWRPSEGVRSTGETILHTAAANYYIAMRMGFPPPEGVDIMNMEAIEGKDNIIETYKKSSAFINEKLQMVDPGSFGEEVDFGFAKMNKLSGLLVVLEHNGEHKGQLIAYARSNGVVPPWSEGGQ; encoded by the coding sequence ATGAAAAAAATTATCCTTTTAATCATGGGCGTCGTCTGTTTCGGCGCTACAGCCCAGGACGAAGTGGTTGTCCCGGGAATTTCGGGGATGCTCGAGCGGGTTCAGGGACAGATGGTGGACCTGGCCGGGGCATTCAGCGAAGAACAAATGGGGTGGCGTCCGTCCGAAGGGGTTCGCTCCACAGGCGAGACCATTCTGCACACGGCGGCAGCCAATTACTACATCGCCATGCGCATGGGCTTCCCGCCGCCAGAAGGCGTGGACATCATGAATATGGAGGCCATTGAAGGCAAAGACAACATCATCGAAACCTACAAGAAGTCTTCCGCATTCATCAATGAAAAGCTGCAAATGGTAGACCCGGGCAGTTTTGGGGAAGAAGTCGATTTTGGCTTTGCCAAGATGAACAAGCTCTCGGGCCTGTTGGTGGTTTTGGAGCACAACGGGGAACACAAAGGGCAGCTGATTGCCTACGCCCGTTCCAACGGGGTGGTACCCCCCTGGAGCGAAGGCGGGCAATAG
- a CDS encoding TonB-dependent receptor — MNIRCILPIISLLLGLAPALAQDRELRGMVTDSEGPVPLANVYLRNLETGTATDVDGQFRLEGLPDGTHTLVVSAVGYRTHRQSVRVGPAGSRLEIRLQPRAEQLNVTVVTGTLKAVRRFESPVPVEVYSPAFIRKNPTANVFEALQAVNGVRPQINCNVCNTGDIHINGLEGPYTLVLIDGMPIVSGLGTVYGLSGIPNALIEQIEIVKGPASSLYGSEAVGGLINIITKNALTAPEFFADGFATGWGEYNLDAGGSLRIGENTRVLTGINYFNYDVPTDNNGDNFTDVTLQDRISVFQKWNFTRDSSREFSLAGRFFYEDRWGGEMQWTPEFRGTDSIYGESIYTRRWELLGRYQLPLPEKLLLSVSYNDHRQDSWYGDLPYLADQRIGFGQLSWDKTAGNHDLLIGAALRYNYYDDNTPATDSPRGNDPDRVWIPSLFAQDEYRFSGKHTLLAGLRYDQDPRHGSIWTPRGAVKLQLGEHELLRLNFGTGFRVVNLFTEDHAALTGARDVVIAEDLLPEQSWNLNLNYLRKFYTPDGHFFSVDASAFYTDFSNQILPDYDSDPNRIFYRNLDGRSVSRGFSLNLDAAFANGLRVAAGTTLQDVRVDAEGTNSRPVLTERYSATWSVSFPIRPLQLTADYTGNLYGPMRLPLAGDLDPRPEYSPAWSIQNIQFTFKGLEHMEIYAGVKNLLNWTPNRGTPFLIARAGDPFDKQVQFDASGDPVPSEGNPYGLTFDPAYVYGPNQGIRGFAGLRYQL, encoded by the coding sequence ATGAATATCCGCTGTATCCTCCCGATTATCAGCCTGCTCCTTGGCCTGGCACCCGCCCTGGCCCAGGATCGGGAATTGAGGGGAATGGTAACGGATTCCGAAGGCCCCGTTCCCCTGGCGAATGTCTACCTGCGGAATCTGGAAACGGGAACTGCCACGGATGTGGACGGGCAGTTCCGCCTGGAGGGCCTCCCCGATGGCACGCATACCCTGGTGGTATCCGCCGTAGGATATCGGACCCACCGCCAATCGGTCCGCGTGGGGCCGGCAGGCTCCCGCCTCGAGATTCGGTTGCAGCCCCGGGCGGAACAATTGAACGTGACAGTGGTTACCGGGACCCTCAAGGCAGTCCGCCGTTTTGAGAGCCCGGTACCTGTTGAAGTCTATTCCCCCGCTTTTATCCGGAAGAACCCAACTGCCAACGTTTTTGAGGCACTTCAGGCCGTAAACGGGGTGCGCCCGCAGATCAATTGCAACGTGTGCAACACCGGCGATATCCACATAAACGGCCTTGAGGGGCCGTATACCCTGGTACTGATAGACGGCATGCCGATTGTCAGCGGCCTGGGAACCGTATACGGGTTGTCGGGTATCCCGAATGCGCTGATCGAACAGATCGAGATTGTCAAAGGGCCAGCCTCTTCGCTATACGGCAGCGAGGCGGTGGGCGGTCTGATTAACATCATCACAAAAAATGCGCTGACGGCCCCGGAATTCTTTGCCGACGGCTTTGCCACGGGCTGGGGCGAATACAACCTGGATGCCGGGGGTTCCCTGCGGATCGGGGAGAACACCCGGGTGCTCACCGGTATAAACTACTTTAACTACGATGTGCCGACAGACAACAACGGGGACAACTTTACAGACGTCACGTTGCAGGATCGGATCTCCGTCTTCCAGAAATGGAATTTCACCCGGGATTCTTCCCGGGAATTCTCGTTGGCAGGGCGATTTTTTTACGAAGACCGCTGGGGGGGCGAAATGCAGTGGACCCCGGAATTCCGGGGAACCGATTCCATTTACGGGGAGAGCATCTACACGCGACGCTGGGAACTTCTCGGCCGGTACCAGTTGCCCCTGCCCGAAAAACTCCTCCTGTCCGTATCCTATAACGACCACCGCCAGGATTCCTGGTACGGCGACCTCCCCTACCTGGCCGACCAGCGGATCGGCTTTGGGCAGCTGAGCTGGGACAAGACAGCCGGGAACCACGACCTGCTGATAGGGGCTGCACTGAGGTACAACTACTACGACGACAATACCCCGGCTACGGATTCCCCTCGGGGCAATGACCCGGACCGGGTCTGGATCCCGAGCCTCTTTGCCCAGGACGAATACCGGTTCTCCGGCAAACACACGCTGCTGGCCGGCCTGCGATACGACCAGGATCCCCGGCACGGGAGTATCTGGACCCCCCGGGGGGCCGTAAAGCTCCAGCTCGGGGAACACGAACTCCTCCGGCTGAACTTCGGGACCGGCTTCCGGGTAGTCAACCTGTTCACCGAAGACCACGCGGCCCTTACCGGCGCCCGGGACGTGGTGATTGCCGAGGACCTGCTCCCGGAACAATCCTGGAACCTCAACCTGAATTACCTCAGGAAATTCTACACGCCCGACGGGCACTTTTTTAGTGTGGACGCCTCGGCTTTCTACACGGATTTCTCGAACCAGATCCTGCCCGATTACGATTCGGACCCCAACCGGATCTTCTACCGGAACCTGGATGGCCGGTCCGTTTCCCGGGGGTTCAGCCTCAACCTGGATGCGGCCTTCGCCAATGGCCTGCGGGTGGCTGCCGGGACCACGTTGCAGGACGTCCGCGTCGACGCTGAAGGGACCAACAGCCGACCTGTGCTCACCGAGCGCTATTCGGCCACCTGGAGCGTCTCCTTCCCCATCCGCCCGCTGCAGCTGACGGCTGATTATACGGGCAACCTCTATGGCCCCATGCGCCTGCCCCTGGCAGGGGACCTGGACCCGCGTCCGGAATATTCCCCTGCCTGGAGCATCCAGAACATCCAGTTCACCTTCAAGGGGCTCGAGCATATGGAAATCTATGCGGGGGTCAAGAACCTGCTGAACTGGACGCCGAACCGGGGTACGCCCTTCCTGATTGCCCGGGCCGGGGACCCCTTTGACAAACAGGTGCAATTCGACGCGTCCGGGGACCCGGTACCCTCGGAAGGCAACCCCTATGGCCTCACTTTTGACCCCGCCTATGTCTATGGGCCCAACCAGGGGATCCGCGGATTTGCCGGGTTGCGTTACCAGCTCTGA
- a CDS encoding TetR/AcrR family transcriptional regulator, with the protein MKEQIIDTACEMFLQLGFKSVTMDDLAERLGISKKTIYLHFKNKTELIHECTCNLFEKISLGITCITDQGLNPIEELYEIKKFALTHLKDEKSSPQYQLRKYYPRIFESLNEQKFAMMKECVLKNINRGMAMGIYRANLDPGFVARIYFAGVTSLNDEDLFPKSDFPMPGLMDHYLEYHLRGIVTPDGRKVLNKIINSNLE; encoded by the coding sequence ATGAAAGAACAAATCATCGATACCGCCTGCGAGATGTTCCTGCAACTCGGCTTTAAGAGCGTCACCATGGACGATCTGGCCGAACGATTGGGGATTTCCAAAAAGACAATCTATCTGCATTTCAAGAATAAGACGGAACTCATCCACGAATGCACCTGCAATCTGTTCGAGAAGATCTCCCTGGGCATCACCTGTATTACCGATCAAGGGCTGAACCCCATCGAGGAGCTATACGAAATCAAGAAATTTGCGCTGACCCACCTGAAGGACGAGAAATCCTCCCCCCAGTACCAGCTCCGCAAATACTATCCCCGAATTTTTGAATCCCTCAACGAACAGAAGTTCGCCATGATGAAGGAGTGTGTGTTAAAGAACATCAACCGGGGGATGGCGATGGGGATCTACCGGGCCAACCTGGATCCCGGCTTTGTTGCCCGCATCTATTTTGCAGGGGTAACCAGCCTGAATGACGAAGACCTTTTTCCGAAATCCGACTTTCCGATGCCGGGCCTGATGGACCACTATCTGGAATACCACCTGCGGGGCATCGTTACACCCGACGGCCGGAAAGTCCTCAATAAAATCATCAACTCAAATCTGGAATAA